From Spirochaetota bacterium, the proteins below share one genomic window:
- a CDS encoding substrate-binding domain-containing protein, with translation MKLYILFIMMFGVSTNIMAEVNVFGPGGPAPAMVAVAKLYTIKTGVKVNIIAGPTDKWATNAQSQGDLVFSGSEIMLDDFTSQFNLKNSKALYLRPSVILVRKGNPKNIKGMKSLFQKGMNIMVVQGAGQVGLWEDIVGRTKDINKINIFRENMVFIAKNSAIAVAEWKNTPTIDAWIIWNHWYDRTQDVTDMVEIESEYRIYRATSIAFTEKGLTNQDSKGFYDFLDSKEAQAIFKKNGWQKQWNLFSWLEIF, from the coding sequence ATGAAATTATATATTTTATTTATAATGATGTTTGGTGTGTCTACAAATATAATGGCAGAAGTGAATGTGTTTGGTCCAGGAGGTCCTGCTCCAGCAATGGTGGCTGTAGCTAAATTATATACTATAAAAACAGGAGTTAAAGTCAATATTATCGCTGGTCCTACAGACAAGTGGGCTACTAATGCTCAATCTCAAGGAGATCTAGTATTTTCAGGATCTGAAATTATGCTAGATGATTTCACTTCTCAATTTAATCTTAAAAATAGTAAAGCTCTTTATTTGAGACCATCTGTTATTCTTGTTAGAAAGGGTAATCCTAAAAATATTAAAGGCATGAAATCTCTTTTTCAAAAAGGCATGAACATTATGGTTGTACAAGGAGCGGGGCAAGTAGGTTTGTGGGAAGATATTGTAGGAAGAACAAAAGATATTAATAAAATAAATATTTTTCGTGAGAACATGGTATTTATTGCTAAAAATAGTGCTATTGCTGTTGCTGAATGGAAAAATACACCTACCATTGATGCGTGGATTATATGGAATCATTGGTATGATAGAACCCAAGATGTTACCGATATGGTAGAAATAGAATCTGAATACAGGATATATCGTGCTACAAGTATAGCATTTACAGAAAAGGGATTAACAAATCAAGATTCTAAAGGATTTTATGATTTTTTGGATAGCAAAGAAGCTCAAGCTATTTTTAAAAAAAATGGTTGGCAAAAACAATGGAATTTATTCTCTTGGTTAGAAATATTTTAA